From Nicotiana tabacum cultivar K326 chromosome 15, ASM71507v2, whole genome shotgun sequence, the proteins below share one genomic window:
- the LOC142169747 gene encoding uncharacterized protein LOC142169747, protein MGSTSDVSSTNTTNTNTVPNHNHPYFLHTSDSPGMNLVNSCFDGNGYGGWRKFILIALSVKNKVGFIDGTHSEPVHGSPDLKLWSRCNDMVISWLLNSLSKEIASSVIYAKIARDLWKEFEDKFGQSNGYHLQKKLNDLVQG, encoded by the coding sequence ATGGGATCAACTTCAGATGTCTCCTCTACAAACACCACAAACACTAACACTGTCCCTAACCACAACCACCCTTATTTTCTTCATACTTCAGATTCACCAGGCATGAATCTGGTGAACTCATGCTTTGATGGAAATGGATATGGGGGCTGGAGAAAATTTATTTTGATTGCACTCTCAGTAAAGAACAAAGTGGGATTTATTGATGGAACCCACAGTGAACCAGTACATGGATCTCCTGACTTAAAGTTGTGGAGCAGATGTAATGATATGGTGATATCATGGCTCCTCAACTCACTGTCCAAGGAAATAGCAAGCAGtgttatttatgccaaaatagcaAGAGATCTATGGAAAGAGTTTGAAGACAAATTTGGGCAATCAAATGGATACCACCTGCAAAAAAAGCTTAATGATTTAGTGCAGGGGTAA